One window of the Roseovarius sp. THAF9 genome contains the following:
- a CDS encoding type III pantothenate kinase, whose protein sequence is MLLAIDCGNTNTVFAIWDGSEFLCTLRTSTHHARTADAYFTWFSTLVKHYEIDLDITDVIISSTVPRVVFNLRVFADRFFGCRPIVVGKPECALPRQPRVDEGTQVGPDRLVNAAGAYDLYGGNLIVVDFGTATTFDVVAEDGAYVGGVISPGVNLSLEALHMAAAALPHIDVTKPQKVVGTNTVDCMQSGVFWGYVGLVSGVTERIRAEYETPMKIIGTGGLAPLFAQGDLLFDEIRDDLTMHGLTVIHAHNKKG, encoded by the coding sequence TGCGCACGTCGACCCACCATGCGCGGACGGCGGATGCCTATTTCACGTGGTTCTCGACGCTGGTGAAGCATTACGAGATCGACCTCGATATCACCGATGTCATCATCTCGTCCACGGTGCCGCGGGTGGTGTTCAATTTGCGCGTCTTTGCCGACCGTTTCTTTGGCTGCCGGCCCATCGTGGTGGGCAAGCCGGAATGCGCGCTGCCTCGCCAGCCACGGGTGGACGAGGGCACGCAGGTGGGGCCGGACCGGCTGGTGAATGCCGCCGGGGCCTATGATCTTTACGGCGGCAACCTGATCGTGGTGGATTTCGGCACCGCGACCACGTTCGACGTGGTGGCCGAGGACGGAGCCTATGTCGGGGGCGTGATTTCTCCCGGCGTCAACCTGAGCCTCGAGGCCTTGCACATGGCGGCGGCGGCCTTACCTCATATCGACGTGACAAAGCCGCAGAAGGTGGTCGGCACCAACACGGTGGACTGTATGCAGTCGGGCGTGTTCTGGGGGTATGTCGGGCTGGTCAGCGGGGTGACCGAGCGCATCCGGGCCGAGTACGAGACGCCGATGAAGATCATCGGCACGGGTGGCCTTGCGCCGCTTTTCGCGCAGGGCGACCTGCTGTTTGACGAAATTCGAGATGATTTGACGATGCATGGCCTGACGGTGATCCATGCCCATAACAAGAAAGGCTGA